One segment of Pandoraea pnomenusa DNA contains the following:
- a CDS encoding extracellular solute-binding protein, producing the protein MNARTTRHPHSTQASFAASRIAGRTASMRAVVAPVVQTFACAASIVSGARFSTRFAVTVVGIVVSAILWFAPDAHAKYAIAQYGEPKYPKGFTHFDYVNPDAPRGGTLTLANPDRRTSFDKFNPFTLRGTSPPGVSGLMFETLGIGSADEPATVYGLLADDIAVAPDGASVTFHINRAAHFNNGDPVTAQDVKYSFDTLMSPQAAPGYKVMLADVKGVTVIDNRRVRFDFRRVSPDLPLLAASVPVFSPKWGVGADGKRKAFDAITFETPIASGPYLIESYEGGRRIAFHRDPNYWGNDLPVRRGTYNFERIVYKMYADDIVRLEGFKAGEFDATTEYRARSWVRSYVGKRFRDGELVKREFAHHNAAGMQGFILNTRRDKFRDVRVRRALDLALDFQWLNRQLFYNQYQRIYSYFTNSDLAARGMPGEAERKLLDPLRKSLDPAVFGPMVVQPTTAPPASLRENLRQARELLAQAGWTYRDGALRNAKGEPFVFEFLDDGGAMGPVASAYARNLAKLGITLNFRTSDFALYQKRLEAFDFDMISLRYPDSQIPGTELLDRFGSRSADVEGSDNVIGLKDPAVDTLLGELVRARTYDDLVAAARALDRVLMHGYYIVPHWFSSTHRMAYKQYLHFPDKLPLYFTAEGWLVSMWWDSRLERGRASASGTPPSTDRPQPVAPPAVASGVAR; encoded by the coding sequence ATGAACGCGCGCACAACACGGCATCCACACTCGACGCAGGCCTCGTTTGCCGCCTCACGTATTGCCGGACGAACGGCGTCGATGCGCGCCGTCGTCGCGCCGGTCGTCCAGACCTTCGCGTGCGCTGCGTCCATCGTGTCCGGCGCGCGCTTCTCGACCCGCTTCGCCGTGACCGTCGTCGGCATCGTTGTGTCGGCGATCCTGTGGTTTGCGCCGGACGCACACGCCAAGTACGCCATCGCGCAGTACGGCGAGCCGAAATATCCGAAAGGGTTCACGCACTTCGATTACGTCAATCCGGATGCGCCGCGTGGCGGCACGCTCACACTGGCCAATCCGGACCGGCGCACGAGCTTCGATAAATTCAATCCGTTCACGCTGCGCGGCACGTCGCCGCCCGGCGTGTCGGGCCTGATGTTCGAGACGCTCGGCATTGGCAGCGCGGATGAACCGGCGACCGTATACGGCCTGCTGGCCGACGATATCGCGGTGGCGCCCGACGGGGCGTCGGTCACGTTTCACATCAATCGGGCCGCGCACTTCAACAACGGCGACCCGGTGACCGCCCAGGACGTCAAATACTCGTTCGACACCCTCATGAGCCCGCAGGCAGCGCCGGGTTACAAAGTGATGCTCGCCGACGTGAAGGGCGTGACGGTGATCGACAATCGTCGGGTGCGCTTCGACTTCCGGCGTGTCAGTCCCGACCTGCCGCTGCTCGCGGCGTCGGTGCCGGTGTTCTCGCCGAAGTGGGGCGTGGGGGCCGACGGCAAGCGCAAGGCATTCGACGCCATCACGTTCGAGACGCCGATCGCGAGTGGTCCGTATCTGATCGAGTCGTACGAAGGCGGCCGTCGCATTGCCTTCCACCGCGACCCGAACTACTGGGGCAACGACCTGCCGGTGCGGCGCGGGACCTACAACTTCGAGCGCATCGTCTACAAGATGTACGCCGACGATATCGTGCGGCTCGAAGGCTTCAAGGCGGGCGAATTCGACGCCACCACCGAATATCGCGCGCGCAGTTGGGTACGCAGTTACGTGGGCAAGCGCTTTCGCGACGGCGAACTGGTCAAGCGCGAATTCGCCCATCACAATGCGGCCGGCATGCAGGGCTTCATTCTGAACACGCGCCGCGACAAGTTCCGCGACGTGCGTGTGCGCCGCGCGCTGGACCTCGCACTGGACTTCCAGTGGCTGAATCGTCAGCTGTTCTACAACCAGTACCAGCGCATCTACAGCTATTTCACCAACAGTGACCTCGCGGCACGCGGCATGCCGGGCGAGGCCGAACGCAAGCTGCTCGATCCGCTGCGCAAGTCGCTCGACCCGGCCGTGTTCGGGCCGATGGTCGTGCAGCCGACGACTGCTCCACCCGCGAGCCTGCGCGAAAACCTGCGTCAGGCGCGTGAGTTGTTGGCGCAGGCGGGCTGGACCTATCGCGACGGCGCGCTGCGCAATGCGAAAGGCGAGCCGTTCGTGTTCGAATTCCTCGACGACGGCGGGGCGATGGGGCCGGTCGCCTCGGCCTACGCGCGCAATCTCGCGAAGCTCGGCATCACGCTGAACTTTCGCACGAGCGATTTCGCGCTGTACCAGAAGCGCCTCGAGGCGTTCGACTTCGACATGATTTCGCTGCGTTATCCGGACTCGCAGATTCCGGGCACCGAGCTGCTCGACCGTTTCGGCAGCCGTTCGGCCGACGTGGAGGGGTCCGACAACGTCATCGGGCTCAAGGACCCGGCCGTCGATACGTTGCTTGGCGAACTCGTGCGTGCGCGCACCTACGACGATCTCGTCGCGGCCGCACGCGCGCTCGACCGTGTGCTCATGCATGGGTACTACATCGTGCCGCACTGGTTCTCGTCCACCCATCGCATGGCCTACAAGCAGTATCTGCACTTCCCGGACAAGTTGCCGCTGTACTTCACCGCCGAAGGCTGGCTGGTGTCGATGTGGTGGGACTCGCGTCTGGAGCGGGGCCGCGCTTCGGCGTCCGGCACGCCGCCTTCGACGGATCGACCGCAGCCGGTGGCGCCGC
- a CDS encoding aspartyl/asparaginyl beta-hydroxylase domain-containing protein, giving the protein MQNPNRTLPRWLAKFFFQCVEAAQRRIARGSLVGDKPIFDNAQFPWVEAIEAQAPAIARELEAVLATPGRLPAFHEISPDVATITQDHQWQTFVFLGYGMRAERNLARCPATAAALDGIPGLRTAFFSILSPGKQIPLHRGPYNGVLRLHLALKVPREREKCWIEVDGQRYVWQVNRAVIFDDAYPHQVHNDTDETRVVLFVDFERPCKPPVSWLNRLLLAFAPLTPELQQAKANHEKWERDYYSAPKPAAGDPAGPVGASAAPSGASDAHRAETLSDERAHH; this is encoded by the coding sequence GTGCAAAACCCCAACCGCACCCTGCCCCGCTGGCTCGCGAAATTCTTCTTTCAGTGTGTCGAAGCGGCGCAGCGCCGGATTGCCCGGGGTTCGCTGGTCGGCGACAAACCCATCTTCGACAATGCGCAGTTCCCGTGGGTCGAAGCGATCGAAGCGCAGGCACCGGCCATCGCGCGCGAACTCGAAGCGGTGCTTGCCACGCCGGGCCGTCTGCCCGCGTTCCACGAAATCTCGCCCGACGTTGCCACCATCACGCAGGACCATCAGTGGCAGACCTTCGTGTTTCTCGGCTATGGCATGCGCGCCGAGCGCAATCTTGCACGCTGCCCCGCCACCGCTGCCGCGCTCGACGGCATTCCGGGCCTGCGCACCGCCTTCTTCTCGATCCTCTCGCCAGGCAAGCAGATTCCGCTGCATCGCGGCCCCTACAACGGCGTATTGCGGCTGCATCTTGCGCTGAAGGTGCCGCGCGAGCGGGAGAAGTGCTGGATCGAGGTCGACGGCCAGCGCTATGTGTGGCAGGTCAATCGCGCCGTCATCTTCGACGATGCATACCCGCATCAGGTGCACAACGACACCGACGAGACGCGCGTGGTGCTGTTCGTCGATTTCGAGCGCCCGTGCAAGCCACCCGTTTCCTGGCTCAACCGGCTGCTCCTCGCCTTCGCCCCGCTCACGCCCGAGCTTCAGCAAGCCAAGGCGAATCACGAGAAGTGGGAGCGGGACTATTACTCGGCGCCCAAGCCGGCCGCGGGTGATCCCGCCGGACCTGTCGGCGCGTCTGCCGCACCGTCCGGTGCGAGCGACGCACATCGCGCCGAAACGCTGTCGGACGAGCGGGCTCATCACTGA
- a CDS encoding MFS transporter, producing the protein MSHFAKPVSRFWFPLSLVLFEFAVYVSNDMIMPGMPLVTREFGATADMITLALTAAMLGNASLQWLLGPLADRFGRRRVLLSGLVMFIAACVTMHYVQTMSQFILLRFLQGMGCCFVLTVGYPTVHEAFEEKTAVRVMALMANVSLLSPMFGPLAGAAVVSYLSWRSIFWLIALVAVVSFVGLYRTMPELSRHDRSALNARSLWQGYRLPLSSTRFWRGAVLTGLAVTPLLTWIALGPVFLIERAGMSQMQYALLQLPVFAALILGNLLLSRQVGRWSNARVLATGVAAMLIGAAVSLIGTAILAPGYPALLVGTTLHAFGMGMCYGVVYRQSLFAVDSPNRATVAGMLSMITIVVAVAVIESMKLAYLHFGDAALGIGAMTAAALVAVLAANFVPPPAHDPLAHPARQP; encoded by the coding sequence GTGTCTCACTTCGCCAAGCCTGTCTCACGATTCTGGTTTCCCCTGTCGCTGGTGCTCTTCGAGTTTGCCGTCTACGTCTCGAACGACATGATCATGCCGGGCATGCCGCTCGTCACGCGCGAGTTCGGTGCGACGGCGGACATGATTACGCTGGCCCTGACGGCCGCCATGCTCGGCAATGCGAGCCTGCAGTGGCTGCTCGGCCCGCTGGCCGATCGCTTCGGGCGGCGTCGGGTGCTGCTCTCGGGACTGGTCATGTTCATCGCGGCCTGTGTGACGATGCATTATGTGCAGACCATGTCGCAATTCATTCTGCTGCGCTTCCTTCAGGGCATGGGCTGCTGTTTCGTGCTGACGGTGGGTTATCCGACTGTCCATGAAGCATTCGAAGAGAAGACTGCCGTGCGGGTCATGGCGCTCATGGCGAATGTCTCGCTGCTCTCGCCGATGTTCGGCCCGCTCGCGGGCGCCGCCGTGGTGTCGTACCTGTCGTGGCGCAGCATCTTCTGGCTGATCGCGCTGGTCGCCGTGGTCTCTTTCGTCGGCTTGTACCGCACCATGCCGGAACTCTCGCGACACGATCGCAGCGCGCTCAACGCCCGCTCGTTGTGGCAGGGTTACAGGCTGCCGCTCTCGAGCACGCGCTTTTGGCGCGGTGCGGTGCTCACCGGGTTGGCGGTGACGCCGCTGCTCACATGGATTGCGCTCGGCCCGGTATTCCTGATCGAGCGTGCGGGAATGTCGCAGATGCAATATGCACTGCTGCAGTTGCCGGTGTTCGCGGCGCTGATTCTCGGCAATCTGCTCCTGTCGCGTCAGGTGGGTCGCTGGTCGAACGCTCGCGTGCTGGCCACCGGTGTGGCGGCGATGCTCATCGGCGCGGCCGTCTCGCTCATCGGGACCGCGATTCTCGCGCCGGGATATCCGGCGCTGCTCGTGGGCACGACGTTGCACGCATTCGGCATGGGCATGTGCTACGGCGTGGTGTATCGCCAGTCGTTGTTCGCGGTGGATAGCCCCAACCGTGCCACGGTCGCCGGCATGCTCAGCATGATTACCATTGTCGTGGCCGTTGCGGTGATCGAATCGATGAAGCTGGCGTACCTGCACTTCGGCGACGCCGCGCTGGGCATCGGCGCAATGACGGCCGCGGCGCTGGTGGCCGTGCTGGCGGCGAATTTCGTGCCGCCGCCCGCGCACGATCCGCTTGCGCATCCGGCACGCCAGCCGTGA
- a CDS encoding FKBP-type peptidyl-prolyl cis-trans isomerase — MSTITTSSGLEYDDLQVGEGAEAVAGKTVSVHYTGWLTDGTKFDSSKDRNQPFDFVLGGGMVIRGWDEGVQGMKVGGKRKLVIPPQLGYGARGAGGVIPPNATLVFEVELLDV; from the coding sequence ATGTCGACCATCACCACCTCTTCCGGCCTGGAATACGACGACCTGCAAGTGGGCGAAGGCGCCGAAGCCGTCGCAGGCAAGACCGTCTCCGTGCACTACACGGGATGGCTCACCGACGGCACGAAATTCGACTCCAGCAAGGACCGTAACCAACCGTTCGACTTCGTGCTCGGCGGCGGCATGGTCATTCGCGGCTGGGACGAAGGCGTTCAGGGCATGAAGGTCGGCGGCAAGCGCAAGCTGGTCATTCCGCCGCAACTCGGTTACGGCGCCCGCGGCGCCGGCGGTGTGATTCCGCCCAACGCAACGCTGGTCTTCGAGGTTGAACTGTTGGACGTCTGA
- a CDS encoding aspartate kinase, which yields MALIVHKYGGTSMGSVERIKNVAKRVAKWHKAGHKMVVVPSAMSGETNRLLGLAKEISAQPDPRELDAIAATGEQVSVGLLAIALKEAGVDAVSYAGWQVPIKTDSAFTKARISEIDDKRVMADLDAGRVVVITGFQGIDPNGNVTTLGRGGSDTSAVAVAAALKADECLIYTDVDGVYTTDPRVVDEARRLDKVTFEEMLEMASLGSKVLQIRSVEFAGKYQVKTRVLSSLTDPMIALDEEARSGTLITFEEDEQMEKAIISGIAFQRDEAKITVRGVPDRPGIAYQILGPIADANIDVDMIIQNLSVEGKTDFTFTVPRGEYQRAMALLQNDVQGHIGAAEVVGDPKVSKVSIVGVGMRSHVGIASKAFRTLSEEGINIQLISTSEIKISVLIDEKYMELAVRALHKAFELDQA from the coding sequence ATGGCTCTGATCGTACACAAATACGGCGGCACGTCGATGGGCTCGGTGGAGCGCATCAAGAATGTCGCCAAGCGCGTGGCCAAGTGGCACAAGGCCGGTCACAAGATGGTGGTGGTGCCGTCGGCGATGTCCGGCGAGACCAATCGTCTGCTGGGTCTGGCCAAGGAAATTTCGGCCCAACCCGACCCGCGCGAACTCGACGCCATTGCCGCCACCGGCGAGCAGGTGAGCGTTGGCCTGCTGGCGATTGCCCTCAAGGAAGCGGGCGTCGATGCCGTGAGCTACGCCGGCTGGCAAGTACCGATCAAGACCGACAGTGCTTTCACGAAGGCCCGCATTTCGGAAATCGACGACAAGCGCGTGATGGCCGATCTCGACGCCGGACGCGTGGTGGTCATTACCGGCTTCCAGGGGATCGATCCGAACGGCAACGTGACCACGCTCGGTCGCGGCGGCTCCGACACCTCGGCCGTGGCCGTGGCGGCCGCGCTCAAGGCCGACGAATGCCTGATCTACACCGACGTCGACGGCGTGTACACGACCGATCCGCGCGTGGTGGACGAAGCGCGCCGTCTGGACAAGGTCACTTTCGAAGAGATGCTGGAAATGGCCAGCCTCGGCTCGAAGGTGCTGCAGATCCGCTCGGTGGAGTTTGCCGGCAAGTACCAGGTCAAGACTCGTGTGCTCTCGAGCCTGACCGATCCGATGATCGCGCTCGACGAAGAAGCGCGCTCGGGCACGCTGATTACTTTTGAGGAAGACGAACAAATGGAAAAGGCCATCATCTCGGGTATCGCATTCCAGCGCGACGAGGCCAAGATCACCGTGCGCGGCGTGCCGGATCGCCCGGGCATTGCCTATCAGATCCTCGGCCCGATCGCCGACGCGAACATCGATGTCGACATGATCATCCAGAACCTGAGCGTCGAGGGGAAGACCGACTTCACGTTCACGGTGCCGCGCGGCGAATATCAGCGCGCCATGGCATTGCTGCAGAACGACGTGCAGGGTCACATCGGTGCGGCGGAAGTCGTGGGTGACCCGAAGGTCTCGAAGGTCTCGATCGTCGGCGTGGGCATGCGCTCGCACGTCGGAATCGCCAGCAAGGCGTTCCGCACGCTGTCGGAAGAGGGCATCAACATCCAGCTGATTTCGACGTCGGAAATCAAGATCTCGGTGCTGATCGACGAGAAGTACATGGAGCTCGCAGTGCGCGCGCTGCATAAGGCGTTCGAGCTCGATCAGGCATAA
- the tilS gene encoding tRNA lysidine(34) synthetase TilS — translation MDVALRMALATPGTPGTPRLALALSGGLDSMVLLDALARWVHARRQAGDAVAQPLAVHIHHGLSPHADDWLAICEREARMRGFAFASHQVDVPRDARQGTEGAARALRYEALAASCREHDIDALLTAHHANDQAETVLLQMLRGAGLPGVAAMAVEGSLPGAAREATRTRLLRPLLDVSRETMHAYAKARSLSWVEDPSNEDRQYLRNALRHDVMPAISRHVPAYRETLARFARHAAQAQTLLDQLAQLDFDMACVPCDAHGDGRERLQRSRLQSLDAARLANLLRFWAARRGLATPPEARLDEWVRQIRDAHVDASLELPHGDAVLRLYRDALQWTAVYDAAGRDDVAPDVMLRWSGEREWRLPAWKGSIVFTPLSPLSPNSPATPGAAAGGTVDEHVLRARPLVARARAGGERWREHARGHSRSLKHWYQSRGIAAWLRNVPIVWQGDAILFVPRLGIDGGSQGEQGGARWQMTWRDEA, via the coding sequence GTGGACGTCGCGTTGCGCATGGCGCTCGCCACGCCCGGCACGCCCGGCACGCCGCGTCTCGCGCTGGCCCTGAGCGGCGGGCTGGACTCGATGGTGTTGCTCGACGCGCTCGCCCGTTGGGTCCACGCGAGACGTCAGGCCGGCGACGCGGTAGCCCAGCCGCTGGCCGTCCACATTCATCACGGATTGTCTCCTCACGCTGACGATTGGCTTGCGATATGCGAGCGCGAGGCGCGTATGCGCGGCTTCGCTTTCGCATCGCATCAGGTCGACGTGCCGCGAGACGCCCGTCAGGGCACCGAAGGTGCGGCACGCGCCTTGCGTTACGAGGCGCTTGCGGCGAGTTGCCGCGAGCACGACATCGACGCACTGCTCACGGCGCACCACGCGAATGATCAGGCGGAAACCGTCCTGTTGCAGATGCTGCGCGGCGCCGGTTTGCCGGGGGTGGCGGCGATGGCCGTGGAAGGGTCGTTGCCGGGCGCCGCACGCGAGGCGACCCGCACGCGTTTGCTGCGCCCTTTGCTCGATGTCTCGCGCGAGACGATGCATGCGTACGCGAAGGCGCGCTCATTGTCATGGGTCGAGGATCCGTCGAACGAGGATCGCCAGTATTTGCGCAACGCGTTGCGCCACGATGTCATGCCCGCCATCTCACGGCATGTGCCCGCGTATCGCGAGACGCTCGCGCGATTCGCGCGCCACGCGGCGCAAGCCCAGACACTGCTCGACCAACTGGCGCAACTCGACTTCGACATGGCCTGCGTGCCGTGCGATGCGCATGGAGACGGGCGGGAACGATTGCAGCGCAGCCGGTTGCAGTCGCTCGATGCCGCAAGACTTGCCAACCTGTTGCGGTTCTGGGCGGCGCGCCGCGGCCTGGCGACGCCCCCGGAGGCGCGACTCGACGAGTGGGTTCGCCAGATTCGCGATGCGCATGTCGACGCGTCGCTTGAATTGCCGCACGGCGACGCCGTGTTGCGTCTGTATCGCGATGCGTTGCAGTGGACGGCCGTCTACGACGCCGCCGGTCGCGACGACGTGGCGCCGGACGTGATGTTGCGCTGGTCAGGGGAGCGAGAGTGGCGCCTGCCCGCGTGGAAAGGAAGCATCGTCTTCACGCCGCTTTCACCGCTTTCACCGAACTCGCCGGCGACCCCGGGGGCCGCCGCCGGTGGGACGGTCGACGAACATGTGCTGCGTGCCCGGCCGTTGGTTGCGCGGGCGAGAGCGGGCGGCGAGCGGTGGCGCGAGCATGCGCGGGGGCACTCGCGTTCGCTGAAGCACTGGTATCAGAGTCGCGGCATCGCTGCGTGGTTGCGCAACGTGCCGATCGTCTGGCAGGGCGACGCGATCCTTTTCGTGCCTCGCCTCGGTATCGATGGCGGATCGCAGGGCGAGCAGGGCGGTGCTCGCTGGCAAATGACGTGGCGCGACGAGGCGTGA
- a CDS encoding acetyl-CoA carboxylase carboxyltransferase subunit alpha, which translates to MKNTFLDFEQPIAELEAKIEELRFVQDDSAVDISEEIERLSKKSQQLTKDIYTNLSPWQVSQISRHPQRPYTLDYIRDIFTDFHELHGDRAFSDDHAIVGGMARFNGQACMVIGHQKGRDTKERAMRNFGMPRPEGYRKAMRLMKLAEKFGLPIFTFVDTPGAYPGIDAEERGQSEAIGRNLYVMTELKTPIITTIIGEGGSGGALAVAVADTVMMLQFSTYSVISPEGCASILWKSAAKAPEAAEALGLTAHRLKALGLIDKIINEPLGGAHRDPLGMAGMLKRALADSLRQFQGMSHKELLERRFERLMTYGKFKEAGAK; encoded by the coding sequence ATGAAGAACACCTTTTTGGATTTTGAACAGCCGATCGCCGAGCTCGAAGCGAAGATTGAAGAGCTGCGCTTCGTGCAAGACGACTCCGCCGTCGATATTTCCGAAGAGATCGAGCGCCTCTCCAAGAAGAGCCAGCAGCTCACCAAAGACATCTATACGAACCTGTCGCCGTGGCAGGTTTCGCAAATTTCGCGTCACCCGCAGCGTCCGTACACGCTTGACTACATTCGCGACATCTTTACCGACTTCCACGAACTGCATGGCGACCGGGCCTTCTCGGACGATCACGCGATCGTGGGCGGCATGGCGCGTTTCAACGGTCAGGCCTGCATGGTGATCGGTCACCAGAAGGGGCGCGACACGAAGGAGCGCGCCATGCGCAATTTCGGCATGCCGCGACCGGAGGGCTATCGCAAGGCCATGCGCCTGATGAAGCTCGCCGAGAAGTTCGGCCTGCCGATCTTCACGTTCGTCGATACGCCGGGGGCCTATCCGGGCATCGACGCCGAAGAGCGTGGTCAGTCGGAGGCCATCGGTCGCAACCTGTACGTGATGACCGAACTCAAGACGCCGATCATCACCACGATCATCGGCGAGGGCGGTTCGGGCGGTGCGTTGGCCGTGGCCGTCGCCGATACGGTCATGATGTTGCAGTTCTCGACCTACTCGGTCATCTCGCCCGAAGGTTGCGCATCCATCCTGTGGAAGAGTGCCGCCAAGGCGCCCGAGGCCGCGGAAGCCCTGGGCCTGACGGCGCACCGCCTGAAGGCGCTTGGCCTGATCGACAAGATCATCAATGAGCCGCTGGGCGGCGCGCATCGCGATCCGCTCGGCATGGCCGGCATGCTCAAGCGCGCACTGGCCGATTCGCTGCGTCAGTTCCAGGGCATGAGCCACAAGGAGTTGCTCGAGCGCCGCTTCGAGCGCCTGATGACTTATGGCAAATTCAAGGAAGCCGGCGCGAAGTAA
- a CDS encoding endonuclease III domain-containing protein has translation MVTRKSVAAKTATQSPARGATKPARAASVRPAPAKGVTKSDGKTTVAKAGGKTATATKAGSARSAAPQVSPKVARKDARKAAPRPAAKVPAKTPAKVSARESAKAPTKTGANTPRKVASKVASKSSRTAPASSGASGATAGAATARRVIAKRDGETRIVTPEIERIEHDVVEEAVTGVVPLPVAPGATRPDFWDQACADLMRRDRILKKLIPQFGPAHLTGRGEPFVTLARSIVGQQISVKAAQSVWDRVVAVCPKLTPAQFMKAGHDALAGCGLSRRKAEYILDLATHFKSGALHVDAWASMDDEAVIAELTGIRGIGRWTAEMFLMFNLMRPDVLPLDDVGLINAISVNYFSGEPVTRSEAREVAANWEPWRSVATWYMWRSLEPVPVEY, from the coding sequence ATGGTGACTCGTAAATCCGTGGCCGCGAAGACCGCGACCCAATCTCCCGCCAGGGGCGCAACGAAGCCCGCCAGGGCGGCGTCGGTGCGACCTGCACCCGCCAAGGGCGTGACCAAGTCCGACGGCAAGACGACCGTGGCCAAGGCCGGGGGAAAGACCGCCACGGCGACCAAGGCCGGCAGTGCGCGCTCGGCGGCGCCGCAAGTCTCCCCGAAGGTCGCGCGCAAGGACGCCCGGAAGGCAGCGCCGAGGCCGGCAGCGAAGGTGCCGGCCAAGACACCTGCGAAGGTGTCGGCCAGGGAGTCCGCCAAGGCGCCGACGAAGACGGGTGCGAATACACCTCGGAAGGTCGCATCGAAAGTGGCGTCGAAGTCGTCCCGCACGGCGCCTGCGTCATCCGGGGCCTCGGGTGCGACGGCCGGCGCGGCTACCGCGCGCCGAGTCATCGCGAAGCGCGACGGTGAAACGCGCATCGTCACGCCGGAGATCGAACGCATCGAGCACGATGTCGTCGAGGAGGCGGTGACGGGCGTGGTGCCGCTGCCAGTCGCGCCGGGCGCAACGCGCCCCGACTTCTGGGATCAGGCGTGCGCCGATCTGATGCGGCGCGACCGCATTCTCAAGAAATTGATTCCGCAGTTTGGCCCTGCGCATCTGACCGGGCGCGGCGAGCCGTTCGTCACGCTGGCGCGCTCCATCGTCGGTCAGCAGATTTCCGTGAAGGCCGCACAGTCCGTGTGGGATCGCGTGGTGGCGGTCTGTCCGAAGCTCACCCCGGCGCAGTTCATGAAGGCCGGTCATGACGCGCTTGCCGGGTGCGGGCTGTCGCGCCGCAAGGCCGAATACATCCTCGACCTGGCCACGCATTTCAAATCGGGCGCGCTGCACGTCGACGCCTGGGCGAGCATGGACGACGAGGCCGTTATCGCCGAATTGACCGGCATTCGCGGCATCGGCCGCTGGACGGCGGAGATGTTTCTGATGTTCAACCTCATGCGCCCCGATGTGCTTCCGCTCGACGACGTGGGGCTGATCAATGCCATCAGCGTCAACTATTTCAGCGGCGAACCCGTCACGCGCAGCGAAGCGCGTGAAGTGGCCGCCAACTGGGAGCCGTGGCGCTCAGTCGCCACGTGGTACATGTGGCGAAGTCTCGAACCGGTGCCGGTCGAATACTGA
- the cysS gene encoding cysteine--tRNA ligase, which translates to MDSLRVYNSLARDKQPFVPLVPGEVRMYVCGMTVYDYCHVGHARVMVVFDMVQRWLRTLGYRVTYVRNITDIDDKIIKRAVENGETLRELTTRFIAAMHEDADALGVQRPDHEPRATDFIPRMVDMIGALQRNGYAYQADDGDVNYAVRKFAGYGQLSGKSIEDLRAGERVAANASKQDPLDFVLWKRAKDTEPEESKWASPWGEGRPGWHIECSAMSCQLLGNHFDIHGGGADLQFPHHENEIAQSEGATGETFVNYWLHNGFVRVDNEKMSKSLGNFFTIREVLEKFDAEVVRFFILRAQYRSPLNYSDAHLDDARSGLTRLYTALKDAVGDGAPLDWNEAFAQRFAAAMNDDFNTPVAIAVLFELAGEINRQRDPVLVRQLQGLAATLGLLGRDPQSFLQGATGAESAGDGDALRASVEARIEARVQAKRDRNFAEADRIRAELLSEGIVLEDRPGGATEWRRA; encoded by the coding sequence ATGGATTCACTCCGCGTCTACAACTCGCTCGCGCGAGACAAACAGCCGTTCGTACCTCTTGTTCCCGGCGAAGTCCGCATGTATGTCTGCGGCATGACGGTGTACGACTACTGTCACGTCGGTCATGCGCGCGTGATGGTGGTGTTCGACATGGTGCAGCGCTGGCTGCGCACGCTCGGGTATCGGGTGACCTATGTGCGCAACATCACCGACATCGACGACAAGATCATCAAGCGCGCCGTCGAGAACGGCGAGACGCTGCGCGAACTCACCACGCGGTTCATTGCCGCCATGCATGAAGACGCGGACGCGCTCGGTGTGCAGCGTCCCGATCACGAGCCGCGTGCGACCGACTTCATTCCCCGGATGGTGGACATGATCGGCGCGCTGCAGCGCAACGGGTACGCCTATCAGGCCGACGACGGCGACGTGAACTATGCGGTTCGCAAGTTCGCCGGCTACGGACAGCTGTCCGGCAAGTCGATCGAGGACCTGCGTGCGGGCGAGCGCGTGGCGGCCAATGCGTCGAAGCAGGATCCGCTCGATTTCGTGCTGTGGAAGCGCGCGAAGGATACCGAGCCCGAGGAGTCCAAGTGGGCGTCGCCGTGGGGCGAGGGCCGTCCCGGCTGGCATATCGAATGCTCGGCGATGAGCTGCCAGCTGCTGGGCAATCACTTCGACATTCATGGCGGCGGAGCCGACCTGCAGTTCCCGCACCACGAGAATGAAATCGCGCAGAGCGAGGGGGCGACGGGCGAGACGTTCGTGAATTACTGGCTGCACAACGGCTTCGTGCGCGTGGACAACGAGAAGATGTCCAAGTCGCTGGGCAATTTCTTCACGATCCGCGAGGTGCTCGAGAAGTTCGACGCGGAAGTCGTGCGCTTCTTCATTCTTCGCGCCCAGTATCGCAGCCCGCTCAATTACAGCGACGCGCATCTCGATGACGCGCGTAGCGGTCTCACGCGGTTGTACACGGCACTCAAGGACGCCGTGGGCGACGGCGCGCCGCTGGATTGGAACGAGGCATTCGCACAGCGTTTCGCCGCGGCCATGAACGACGACTTCAACACGCCGGTGGCCATCGCCGTCCTCTTCGAACTCGCCGGCGAAATCAACCGACAGCGCGATCCCGTGCTGGTGCGCCAGCTCCAGGGGCTGGCGGCCACGCTGGGGCTGCTGGGGCGCGATCCGCAGTCATTCCTGCAAGGGGCGACGGGGGCGGAATCGGCCGGTGACGGCGATGCGCTGCGAGCTTCCGTCGAGGCGCGCATCGAGGCACGTGTGCAGGCCAAGCGCGATCGCAATTTCGCCGAGGCCGATCGTATTCGTGCTGAGCTGCTGTCCGAAGGTATCGTGCTAGAAGATCGTCCCGGAGGCGCCACCGAATGGCGTCGTGCCTGA